The Bdellovibrionales bacterium genome contains the following window.
GGGGGAAAGCATCGGCCGTCGCAATATTGAAGTCGCTGAACAAATGATGCGGGAACGAGGAATTCGCGTTGTTGAGAAAAACGTTGGCGGTGAGTCCGGCCGGACTTTAAAGCTTAATACGGCGACCTTTGATGTGCTTCACAATTTTAGCAATGAAGGAGCGGGGGCCAGTGCGACGGTGGACGTCTCTGGTTTTAAACCGCTCGCAGTTGCAAAGTCTGTAAAGGTCTTGATTGTCGATGACTCGGCAACGGTCAGAACGCTGTTTACAAATATTTTCCAGAAGAGTGGCCTTGAGGTCGTGGGCGCCGCTGCGGATGCTTATCAGGCTCGCGAACTGATTGCCTCCAAGAAACCGGATGTTTTGACTTTAGATATCGAGATGCCGCGGATGAGCGGCGTGATGTTCCTTGAAAAGCTTATGAAGTTCCAACCGACTCCGGTGGTTATGGTGTCGTCACTTGGAAGTACCGGGGAAGCAGCGATGAAATCGTTGGAGCTTGGCGCCGTGGAGTTCGTTCATAAGCCTTCGCAATTTGACCCGCAAATTCTGAAAGACCTCGCTGGGACGCTTGTTGAAAAAGTGCGTGCAGCGGCGTCTGTGAATGTTTTAAAGAAAATGAAAGAAAAGCCGGCACCATCTCCGATTGCTGACATGAATATTTCAGCCAGTGCGAAGATGAAAAAGAAAACGGCAGAACTCAAGGTCGTTGTGATGGGCGGAAATGCCGGTAGTGCAACAGCGGTAGAAAAAGTTTTGGAAGGCCTCGCGGTGGATACTCCGCCGGTGGTGATCTCTTGCAGTATCGTGACGAACTTCTTGGAAAGCTTCCTTCAGAAGATGAAGGGAAAAACGAAGGTCACGTTATCGGCTGCAAAAGACGGCGACTGGCTCCGTATGGGGAATGTTTACTTCATTCCGGCGGGCCATCATGGCAAAGTCCTCAATACGGCTAACGGTCCGCAATTGAAGCTCGAAAAAGGCGCTCCTGTGGCGTCGCAAATCCCGTCAGCCAATGTCCTTTTCCAATCAGCAGCGCAGGCATATGCGGGTGGCGTGTATGGAATTCTCCTTGGAGGCTTTGGTGTGGATGGAGTGGATGGCTTGACCGCTATTCAAAACAAAGGCGGAATGACCGTGGTTCAGCATCCTGAGGAAGCTCAGTTCCCTTACGCTCCACAGAAAGCAATTGAAGTTGGTGTGGCTGAACAAATCACCGAAACCAACGAAATCGCAGCTCGCCTTATGCAATACCGTAACCAAACTGTATTCTAAAAAGGTACCA
Protein-coding sequences here:
- a CDS encoding response regulator → MNKHYLFPGKLAAFREETQISTLLGSCVSVALFDPETRIGGLNHYLLPELGPNDVGNPRYGTSAITMLIEEMVRLGASEKRLQAKIYGGGNVIAVSPMGESIGRRNIEVAEQMMRERGIRVVEKNVGGESGRTLKLNTATFDVLHNFSNEGAGASATVDVSGFKPLAVAKSVKVLIVDDSATVRTLFTNIFQKSGLEVVGAAADAYQARELIASKKPDVLTLDIEMPRMSGVMFLEKLMKFQPTPVVMVSSLGSTGEAAMKSLELGAVEFVHKPSQFDPQILKDLAGTLVEKVRAAASVNVLKKMKEKPAPSPIADMNISASAKMKKKTAELKVVVMGGNAGSATAVEKVLEGLAVDTPPVVISCSIVTNFLESFLQKMKGKTKVTLSAAKDGDWLRMGNVYFIPAGHHGKVLNTANGPQLKLEKGAPVASQIPSANVLFQSAAQAYAGGVYGILLGGFGVDGVDGLTAIQNKGGMTVVQHPEEAQFPYAPQKAIEVGVAEQITETNEIAARLMQYRNQTVF